A genomic segment from Truepera sp. encodes:
- a CDS encoding GNAT family N-acetyltransferase — MASAAVLPKKPGADYAQPRLREATAADADGLARLYAAARPEKGVSAAGLREWLGLHNALLVENDAGKVLAALRYGEEGEGWRLDPIVTHPDHRGQAYGRWLMTTLEADAIRTNVPFLAVTLSNPEVLPYYRRLGYVAAGTDPLALVKRVGGMWQRHGGGA, encoded by the coding sequence GTACTCCCCAAGAAGCCCGGGGCCGACTACGCGCAGCCGCGGTTGCGTGAGGCCACAGCCGCCGACGCCGACGGGCTGGCCCGCCTGTACGCCGCGGCCCGGCCGGAGAAGGGCGTCAGCGCCGCCGGGCTACGCGAATGGCTCGGGCTTCACAACGCCCTGCTGGTGGAGAACGACGCGGGCAAGGTCCTCGCGGCCCTCAGGTACGGCGAGGAGGGCGAAGGCTGGCGCCTGGACCCCATCGTCACGCACCCCGACCACCGGGGCCAGGCCTACGGCCGCTGGCTGATGACCACCCTCGAGGCCGACGCCATCCGCACCAACGTGCCGTTCCTCGCCGTCACGCTCAGTAATCCCGAGGTGCTGCCGTATTACCGGCGTCTGGGCTACGTCGCTGCCGGCACCGATCCGCTCGCCCTCGTGAAACGCGTCGGTGGGATGTGGCAGCGGCACGGCGGTGGCGCATGA
- the argH gene encoding argininosuccinate lyase: MSKDGGKPDTRMWGGRFDEPTDALVQRVNSSVSVDSAMAEEDLLGSLAHARMLTHQGILTQEEGEAIAAGLHELLTEVRAGKVEWLDELEDVHMNLESLLTQRLGPLGGKLHTARSRNDQVTTDARLYLARKGGELRGLLVELRRLLVNLARDHIDVVMPGYTHLQVAQPVRFSHHLLAYHEMFKRDQGRLEDALARADVSPLGAGALAGTTFPIDRHMTARLLGFRDVAANSLDAVSDRDYMLETLSALAILMMHLSRLSEELILWSSAEFAFVTLSDAYTTGSSIMPQKKNPDVCELVRGKTGRVYGSLVGLLTVMKGLPLAYNKDMQEDKEGLFDALGTAIDSVRLYLGMLPGIKVHSARMREAAGRGYSNATDLADYLVRQGLPFRDAHHVVGRLVGLAVRRGVALEELPLSDLRAEDERIGPDVFDALRLESVVDARDSYGGTARRRVLEQVAAATGDLDLETARGWPRAQEEQE; encoded by the coding sequence ATGAGCAAGGACGGCGGCAAGCCCGACACTCGCATGTGGGGTGGGCGCTTCGACGAGCCCACCGACGCCCTCGTCCAGCGCGTCAACTCGTCCGTCTCCGTCGATTCGGCGATGGCCGAGGAGGACCTGCTCGGCTCGCTGGCCCACGCGCGCATGCTCACTCACCAGGGCATCCTCACGCAGGAGGAGGGCGAGGCCATCGCCGCCGGCCTGCATGAACTCCTCACCGAAGTGAGGGCCGGCAAGGTGGAGTGGCTCGATGAACTGGAAGACGTTCACATGAACCTCGAGTCGCTCCTCACCCAGCGCCTGGGGCCCTTGGGCGGCAAGCTTCACACGGCCCGCAGCCGCAACGACCAGGTGACCACCGATGCCCGCCTCTACCTGGCCCGCAAGGGCGGCGAACTGCGCGGCCTGCTCGTGGAGCTCAGGCGCCTGCTCGTGAACCTCGCGCGCGATCACATAGACGTCGTGATGCCCGGCTACACCCACCTGCAGGTGGCGCAGCCGGTGCGCTTCTCGCACCACCTGCTCGCGTACCACGAGATGTTCAAGCGCGACCAGGGGCGCCTCGAGGATGCCCTTGCTCGCGCCGACGTCTCGCCGCTGGGCGCCGGTGCGCTGGCAGGAACGACCTTCCCCATCGACCGCCACATGACCGCGCGGCTGCTCGGTTTCCGCGACGTTGCCGCCAACTCGCTGGACGCCGTCTCCGACCGCGACTACATGCTCGAGACGCTGTCGGCACTGGCCATCTTGATGATGCACCTCTCGCGCTTGAGCGAGGAACTGATCCTCTGGTCGTCGGCCGAGTTCGCCTTCGTTACCCTCAGCGACGCCTACACGACCGGCAGTTCCATCATGCCGCAGAAGAAGAACCCGGACGTCTGCGAGCTGGTGCGCGGCAAGACGGGGCGCGTCTACGGCTCGTTGGTCGGACTCCTCACGGTCATGAAGGGGCTGCCGCTGGCCTACAACAAGGACATGCAAGAGGACAAGGAGGGCCTGTTCGACGCGCTGGGCACGGCGATCGACAGCGTCCGGCTCTACCTCGGGATGCTGCCCGGGATCAAGGTCCACTCAGCGCGCATGCGCGAGGCTGCCGGGCGCGGTTACTCGAACGCCACCGACCTCGCCGACTACCTGGTGCGCCAAGGCCTGCCGTTCCGGGACGCGCATCACGTCGTCGGTCGGCTGGTGGGTCTGGCCGTGAGGCGCGGCGTGGCGCTCGAGGAGTTGCCCTTGTCCGACCTCAGGGCCGAAGACGAGCGCATCGGGCCCGACGTGTTCGACGCCCTGCGCCTGGAGTCGGTGGTGGACGCGCGCGACTCGTACGGCGGAACTGCCCGCCGGCGCGTGTTGGAGCAGGTGGCCGCCGCGACGGGCGACCTCGACCTGGAAACAGCCCGCGGTTGGCCGCGGGCGCAGGAGGAGCAAGAGTGA
- the mce gene encoding methylmalonyl-CoA epimerase has translation MFDPRSTTAGPPELRHTRLDHVGIAVPHLGEGAAPYELLGLQREGPDEHVPSQDVTVRTLRAGDVLIELLAPLCDSGTLARFLARRGPGLHHLAFRVDDIEGELARLAGEGVPLLDSTPRPGIHGTRVAFLHPRFGDGVLIELVEHPRT, from the coding sequence GTGTTCGACCCTCGTTCAACCACGGCCGGCCCGCCGGAGTTGCGCCACACCCGCCTCGATCACGTGGGCATCGCGGTGCCGCACCTGGGTGAGGGCGCCGCGCCCTACGAGCTTCTCGGCCTGCAACGCGAGGGGCCCGACGAGCACGTGCCCTCCCAAGACGTGACCGTGCGCACCCTGCGGGCGGGCGACGTGCTGATCGAGTTGCTGGCGCCCCTCTGCGACTCCGGAACCTTGGCGCGGTTCCTCGCCAGGCGGGGTCCGGGGCTGCACCACCTGGCGTTTCGGGTCGACGACATCGAGGGGGAGCTGGCGCGGCTGGCGGGCGAGGGCGTGCCCCTGCTCGACTCCACCCCGCGGCCGGGCATCCACGGGACCAGGGTCGCCTTCCTGCACCCGCGCTTCGGCGACGGCGTCCTCATCGAACTGGTCGAGCACCCGCGCACCTGA
- a CDS encoding PQQ-dependent sugar dehydrogenase: protein MKRKQLPAMSSRGRFGRGSLACRLFSVLAAASILSVALAEPEPPAAAYVRPRGRSAVEYRLDTLAEGLRLPVDAVPLDDTGALLLVALDGVIQRYQDGAVDPQYFPSLAGRVTGLMGEQGLFSVALEPAERANARGTPRHLIAAFTERGTNDLVVAAYPVLPDLSGAEASEETVLLRIRVPEPFHHGGHVAFGPDGMLYVSVGDGQRNPRFLYDHPHPARDLGSLRGKVLRIDPFPLGSDEPYAIPADNPFTAANDPEAAAAGARGEVWAYGFRNPWKFTFAPSDGAIILSDVGEDTWEEIDVVVKGGDHGWPAREGPTCLAHPDTGVLVVPDCAELDLVPPVAYYGHPNIDPEGGFSVTGGTVVADAALPDLLGKYVFGDFITGRLWSLDLDSGEVVLLLQTARPVSGIVDGPKGEVLVLGIDGTLARLAEAR, encoded by the coding sequence ATGAAGCGTAAGCAGCTCCCCGCCATGTCCAGCCGCGGCCGTTTCGGCCGCGGCTCCCTTGCGTGCCGTCTCTTCTCGGTCCTCGCCGCAGCGTCGATCCTGAGCGTGGCCCTCGCCGAGCCCGAACCACCGGCCGCCGCGTACGTCAGGCCCCGCGGGCGAAGCGCCGTGGAGTACCGCCTGGACACCCTCGCCGAGGGCCTCAGGCTGCCGGTGGACGCGGTGCCGCTCGACGACACCGGCGCGCTCCTCCTGGTGGCGCTGGACGGCGTGATACAGCGCTACCAGGACGGGGCCGTCGATCCGCAGTACTTCCCGTCGCTCGCCGGCCGCGTCACGGGCCTGATGGGTGAGCAGGGGCTCTTCTCGGTCGCGCTCGAGCCGGCCGAGCGGGCGAATGCCCGGGGCACGCCCCGCCACCTGATCGCCGCGTTCACGGAGCGGGGTACCAACGACCTGGTCGTCGCCGCCTACCCCGTCCTCCCCGACCTGAGCGGCGCAGAAGCAAGCGAGGAGACCGTCCTCCTCCGGATAAGGGTGCCCGAGCCGTTCCACCATGGGGGTCACGTGGCCTTCGGGCCCGACGGCATGCTCTACGTGAGCGTCGGTGACGGCCAGCGCAACCCGCGGTTCCTCTACGACCACCCGCACCCCGCACGCGACCTTGGGTCACTACGCGGCAAGGTTCTGCGTATCGACCCTTTCCCCCTCGGAAGCGACGAGCCCTACGCCATCCCGGCCGACAACCCCTTCACGGCGGCGAACGACCCGGAGGCGGCGGCCGCCGGGGCAAGGGGCGAGGTCTGGGCATACGGTTTTCGCAACCCCTGGAAGTTCACCTTCGCCCCATCCGACGGGGCCATCATCCTGTCGGACGTCGGCGAGGATACGTGGGAGGAGATCGACGTAGTCGTGAAAGGGGGCGATCACGGCTGGCCGGCCCGCGAGGGCCCCACGTGCTTGGCTCACCCGGACACGGGAGTGCTGGTAGTTCCAGACTGCGCTGAGCTCGACCTGGTGCCGCCCGTGGCCTACTACGGGCACCCGAACATCGACCCCGAAGGCGGGTTCTCCGTTACGGGCGGGACGGTGGTTGCCGACGCCGCCCTACCGGACCTGCTCGGAAAATACGTGTTCGGAGACTTCATAACGGGCCGGCTGTGGTCACTCGACCTCGACTCCGGTGAGGTGGTGCTGCTGCTGCAGACCGCGAGGCCCGTCTCGGGCATCGTGGACGGCCCCAAGGGAGAGGTGCTGGTGTTGGGCATCGACGGAACCCTGGCCCGCTTGGCGGAGGCGCGCTAG
- a CDS encoding glycosyl hydrolase has protein sequence MLAVAFVAAVVTGCSEPPAARSVREAGGRPAIGAFVPSGVWNDLGPLKDLERRVGGTFAVAHWYTSWDVPYDPVPVNDLLSHGRTPLVTWQSHTQTPADIAAGRYDAYIRAWARGVGAAPGTVYVRLFPEMNGEWTPWNGDPEALKSAWRHVVSVFRAEGTANVRWVFTPNVTDEPRTKENAMELYYPGAEFADVIGLDGYNWGTARPAIGWRTFDEVFESGYERITKLGDQPVWLAEVASSEQGGDKAEWVEDMLLSTAFPRVAAMVWFNENKETDWRIESSVGSLEAFRNYFASHATEPTEAAGQEIDPASASAVPASLSMRGTLRER, from the coding sequence GTGCTCGCCGTCGCTTTCGTTGCGGCCGTCGTCACCGGGTGTTCCGAGCCGCCCGCGGCGCGCAGCGTGAGAGAGGCCGGCGGGCGGCCGGCCATAGGCGCCTTCGTACCCTCCGGGGTGTGGAACGACCTTGGTCCCCTGAAAGACCTCGAGCGCCGCGTGGGAGGGACCTTCGCCGTTGCCCACTGGTACACGTCATGGGACGTGCCCTACGACCCCGTCCCGGTGAACGACCTGCTTTCCCACGGGCGCACGCCCCTGGTGACCTGGCAGTCGCATACGCAGACGCCCGCCGACATAGCCGCGGGGCGGTACGACGCCTACATCAGGGCCTGGGCACGTGGGGTCGGCGCCGCTCCCGGAACCGTATACGTTCGGCTCTTCCCCGAGATGAACGGTGAGTGGACGCCCTGGAATGGCGACCCCGAGGCTCTGAAGTCGGCGTGGAGGCACGTCGTGAGCGTGTTCCGCGCCGAGGGGACCGCCAACGTGCGTTGGGTGTTCACCCCTAACGTCACCGACGAGCCCCGGACCAAGGAGAACGCGATGGAGCTCTACTACCCGGGTGCCGAGTTCGCCGACGTCATCGGGTTGGACGGCTACAACTGGGGCACCGCCAGACCGGCGATAGGGTGGCGGACGTTCGACGAAGTCTTCGAGTCCGGCTACGAACGCATCACGAAGCTCGGTGACCAGCCCGTCTGGTTGGCAGAGGTCGCGTCCAGTGAACAGGGCGGCGACAAGGCCGAGTGGGTCGAAGACATGCTCCTCTCCACGGCTTTCCCGCGGGTAGCGGCCATGGTCTGGTTCAATGAAAACAAGGAGACCGACTGGCGCATCGAGAGCTCCGTCGGCTCCCTGGAGGCGTTTCGCAACTACTTCGCCTCGCACGCCACGGAACCCACCGAGGCCGCTGGGCAGGAGATCGACCCAGCCAGTGCTTCGGCAGTTCCGGCTTCCCTTTCCATGCGAGGTACTCTCCGCGAGCGATGA
- a CDS encoding VanZ family protein has protein sequence MPDAGPGRQFPWRRRPTWLRWVGWSAAVAWAAFLFLQSSSSTAGSFLAAFPPGSDKVVHAMAFGLLGALVALGSGNPVLAVVCAFLYGASDEIHQWFVPGRASEVLDLVADTLGGAIGALAVEFLARRRYFKSLE, from the coding sequence ATGCCCGATGCCGGCCCTGGGCGCCAGTTCCCCTGGCGCCGCCGCCCGACGTGGCTCAGATGGGTCGGCTGGAGCGCGGCCGTGGCCTGGGCCGCGTTCCTGTTCCTGCAGTCCAGCTCGTCTACCGCCGGCTCGTTCCTCGCCGCGTTCCCGCCCGGAAGCGACAAGGTCGTGCACGCCATGGCGTTCGGCCTGCTGGGCGCGCTCGTCGCCCTGGGTAGCGGCAACCCGGTCCTGGCCGTGGTGTGCGCCTTCTTGTACGGCGCCTCGGACGAGATCCACCAGTGGTTCGTGCCTGGCCGCGCCTCGGAGGTGCTCGACCTCGTGGCCGACACGCTGGGGGGCGCCATCGGCGCTCTCGCCGTGGAGTTTCTGGCGCGCAGGCGCTACTTCAAGTCATTAGAATGA
- the tgt gene encoding tRNA guanosine(34) transglycosylase Tgt has protein sequence MSEPNANTLTTVPEGGLSFEVTLRRGAARTGTLVTAHGPVQTPAFVAVGTQAAVKGLTPGAVVDTSTQLLFANTYHLYLRPGADVVAAHGGLHRFMGWDGPILTDSGGFQVFSLGASIEHGVGKIGSIFPGEDAGAGQRRLASRTGMVKVDEDGVEFRSHIDGSKHRFDPETSIGVQRKLGADIVLAFDECTSPLHDEAYTRKSLERTHRWARRSLAAFKAGVALHGYPQALYGIVQGGAFEDQRVESAQVVGGMGFDGIAIGGNLGSTRADMYRILDWTLPLLPPAKPRHLLGIGDVPSIFEAVARGIDTFDCVMPTRNARTGSLLVRPDWAPVEPGARASRLNIINARFRTDLGPIQEGCDCYTCGNFSRAYLRHLFKAGESLGPQLATVHNLRFMARLMEDIRAALREGTFDALWARVVPRA, from the coding sequence ATGTCGGAACCGAACGCCAACACGCTAACGACCGTGCCCGAGGGCGGCCTGAGCTTCGAGGTGACCCTACGGCGCGGGGCCGCGCGAACCGGGACGCTGGTCACCGCCCACGGACCCGTCCAAACCCCGGCCTTCGTGGCCGTGGGTACCCAAGCCGCGGTCAAAGGGCTCACACCCGGCGCCGTGGTGGACACGAGCACCCAGTTACTCTTCGCCAACACCTATCACCTCTACTTGCGACCCGGCGCCGACGTAGTGGCGGCCCACGGAGGCCTCCACCGCTTCATGGGTTGGGACGGGCCCATCCTCACCGACTCGGGAGGTTTCCAGGTGTTCTCCCTGGGCGCCTCGATCGAGCACGGCGTGGGCAAGATCGGCAGCATCTTCCCCGGTGAGGACGCTGGTGCCGGCCAGAGGCGGCTCGCCTCGAGGACCGGCATGGTGAAGGTCGACGAGGACGGGGTGGAGTTCAGGAGTCACATCGACGGCTCGAAGCACCGCTTCGACCCGGAGACGTCGATCGGGGTGCAGCGCAAGCTGGGCGCCGACATCGTCCTGGCCTTCGACGAGTGCACCAGCCCGCTCCACGACGAGGCCTACACGCGCAAGTCGCTGGAGCGCACCCACCGCTGGGCGCGGCGGAGCCTGGCGGCGTTCAAGGCCGGTGTAGCCCTCCACGGTTACCCGCAGGCGCTATACGGCATCGTCCAGGGGGGCGCCTTCGAGGATCAACGCGTGGAGAGCGCGCAGGTGGTAGGCGGCATGGGCTTCGACGGCATCGCGATCGGCGGCAACCTGGGGTCCACCAGGGCCGACATGTACCGGATCCTCGATTGGACCCTCCCGCTACTACCCCCGGCCAAACCGCGGCACCTGCTGGGCATCGGCGACGTGCCCAGCATCTTCGAGGCGGTCGCCCGCGGCATCGATACCTTCGACTGCGTGATGCCCACCCGCAACGCCCGAACGGGCAGCCTACTGGTGCGTCCGGACTGGGCCCCGGTCGAGCCGGGCGCGCGCGCCTCGCGCCTGAACATCATCAACGCGCGTTTCCGGACCGACCTCGGCCCCATCCAGGAGGGCTGCGACTGCTACACCTGCGGCAACTTCAGCCGCGCCTACCTGCGCCACCTGTTCAAGGCCGGAGAATCGCTGGGGCCGCAGTTGGCGACCGTCCACAACCTGCGCTTCATGGCGCGGCTCATGGAGGACATCCGGGCGGCGCTGCGTGAGGGCACGTTCGATGCACTGTGGGCGCGGGTCGTGCCGCGGGCCTAG
- the proC gene encoding pyrroline-5-carboxylate reductase: protein MSEHSPAPRGPRLVIVGAGKMGGAVLRGALAAGALRADEVAIFHPDSKRLAALSEEYGVAGVDDAGLHDAKNVLLAVKPQSFAKVAPIVAQRHASFISLMAGVTAESIARRVGSMRVIRAMPNLGAGLGVAATALAWLPEARPEDVSMARELFGAVGRVYDLREDLFDAFTGMAGSGPAYVAVVAEALADGGVRVGLDRSLARDVARQVLLASARLLETKHASELKDEVSSAGGTAIAGVRTLERHRLRFALMAAIEEATKRAGELSQENGK from the coding sequence ATGAGCGAACATTCTCCCGCCCCTCGTGGCCCGCGCCTGGTGATCGTCGGCGCCGGCAAGATGGGGGGCGCGGTACTTCGGGGCGCACTGGCGGCGGGCGCTCTTCGAGCAGACGAGGTCGCCATCTTCCATCCCGACTCCAAGCGGCTGGCCGCACTCAGCGAGGAGTACGGCGTGGCGGGCGTAGACGACGCCGGCCTGCACGACGCCAAGAACGTGCTCCTCGCCGTCAAGCCGCAGTCGTTCGCCAAGGTGGCTCCCATCGTCGCCCAGCGTCATGCCTCGTTCATCTCGTTGATGGCCGGGGTCACGGCGGAGAGCATCGCTCGGCGCGTGGGCTCGATGCGCGTGATCCGCGCCATGCCGAACCTCGGCGCCGGCCTAGGGGTTGCCGCCACGGCGCTGGCATGGTTGCCCGAGGCCAGGCCGGAGGACGTGAGCATGGCGCGCGAGTTGTTCGGCGCGGTCGGGCGCGTGTACGACCTGCGCGAGGACCTCTTCGACGCGTTCACCGGCATGGCCGGCTCCGGGCCCGCCTACGTGGCCGTCGTAGCCGAGGCGCTGGCCGACGGCGGCGTGAGGGTAGGGCTCGACCGCAGCTTGGCACGAGACGTCGCCCGACAGGTCCTGCTCGCGTCGGCCAGGTTGCTGGAAACGAAGCATGCGAGCGAGCTCAAGGACGAAGTCTCCTCCGCGGGCGGCACGGCCATCGCGGGCGTGCGCACGCTCGAGCGGCACCGCCTGCGTTTCGCCCTGATGGCCGCCATCGAAGAGGCCACGAAGCGAGCCGGCGAGCTCAGCCAGGAGAACGGCAAGTGA
- a CDS encoding glycosyl hydrolase has product MTDQNLESTAMFGAFTYGGIWQGMEPVLRLEMNLGRRLDVVHWFTNWENPYFPELVAMASQGGRRPMISWQNHHQSTADIAAGLYDDYIRGWARGAATAPGVLYVRLFPEMNGSWTPWNGDPDTLVAAWRRVVTLFRQEGASNVRWVFSPNVTDSPRTPENAMERYYPGDDYVDVLALDGYNWGDTLPEVGWRSFGDVFRAGYDRITALGDQPVWLAELASSDEGGDKSAWVRDMFATTGFGRIEALVWFNEDKEADWRIDSDTATLEAFRASLAVGTTTASAR; this is encoded by the coding sequence ATGACCGATCAGAACCTGGAGAGCACCGCCATGTTCGGCGCCTTCACGTACGGCGGCATCTGGCAGGGCATGGAGCCGGTGCTCAGGCTGGAGATGAACCTTGGACGGCGGCTCGACGTCGTGCACTGGTTCACCAACTGGGAGAACCCCTACTTCCCCGAACTGGTCGCCATGGCGTCGCAGGGCGGTCGTAGGCCGATGATCAGCTGGCAGAACCACCATCAGTCGACCGCCGACATCGCCGCGGGCTTGTACGACGATTACATCCGCGGTTGGGCGCGTGGCGCCGCCACCGCCCCCGGCGTCCTATACGTCAGGCTTTTCCCGGAGATGAACGGCAGTTGGACGCCCTGGAACGGCGATCCGGACACGCTGGTGGCGGCATGGCGCCGCGTGGTCACGCTGTTCCGGCAGGAGGGTGCGTCGAACGTCCGCTGGGTCTTCAGCCCCAACGTGACCGATTCGCCCCGTACGCCGGAGAACGCCATGGAGCGCTACTATCCCGGCGACGACTACGTGGACGTCCTCGCGCTCGACGGCTACAACTGGGGTGACACGCTGCCGGAGGTCGGGTGGCGTTCGTTCGGCGACGTGTTCCGCGCCGGCTACGACCGCATCACGGCGCTGGGCGATCAGCCCGTCTGGCTGGCGGAACTGGCGAGTTCGGACGAGGGCGGCGACAAGAGCGCCTGGGTGCGCGACATGTTCGCCACGACCGGCTTCGGCCGCATCGAGGCCCTGGTCTGGTTCAACGAAGATAAGGAAGCCGACTGGCGCATAGACTCCGACACCGCCACCTTGGAGGCGTTCCGAGCATCGTTGGCAGTCGGCACCACCACCGCCTCTGCGCGCTGA
- a CDS encoding N-acetyltransferase, which translates to MAGSTPPQNTESRAGTDEREALHLDVRPARAEDVPLIFENIGYWASQGRMLVRPMQNIFENLRDFFVAEVDDGSGPRFAGNGAMHILWGDIAEVRGLAVAPGVRSRGVGRSLVAACEVEARRLGIPVLFAWTYEVEFFERCGFTLIDKTRDLHPRVWSECLRCPFYVGCNENGVVKRLSGIPMPRNLPTPPPAQVPPGIP; encoded by the coding sequence ATGGCTGGTTCCACCCCCCCGCAGAACACCGAGTCCCGTGCCGGGACGGACGAGCGCGAAGCCCTGCACCTCGACGTGCGTCCCGCCCGCGCCGAGGACGTGCCACTCATCTTCGAGAACATCGGCTACTGGGCCAGCCAGGGGCGCATGCTGGTACGGCCCATGCAGAACATCTTCGAGAACCTGCGCGACTTCTTCGTCGCCGAAGTCGACGACGGCAGCGGTCCGCGCTTCGCCGGCAACGGCGCCATGCACATCCTCTGGGGCGACATCGCCGAAGTCCGCGGGTTGGCGGTGGCGCCAGGCGTGCGCTCCCGCGGCGTCGGCCGCTCCCTCGTGGCCGCCTGCGAGGTAGAGGCGCGCCGCCTGGGGATCCCCGTGCTGTTCGCCTGGACCTACGAGGTGGAGTTCTTCGAACGGTGCGGCTTCACGCTCATCGACAAGACCCGTGACCTGCACCCTCGCGTCTGGTCCGAATGCCTGCGCTGCCCCTTCTACGTCGGCTGCAACGAGAACGGGGTCGTGAAGCGCCTGAGCGGCATCCCCATGCCCCGTAACCTGCCCACCCCGCCCCCGGCACAGGTGCCGCCCGGTATCCCCTGA